One genomic region from Equus asinus isolate D_3611 breed Donkey chromosome 10, EquAss-T2T_v2, whole genome shotgun sequence encodes:
- the LOC106847284 gene encoding olfactory receptor 2T11: MSMKNGTTSSDFILLGLLVNSKATGIIFAVIFAILMVAVTANLVMIVLIQMDTRLHTPMYFLLSQLSIMDTLFICTTVPKLLVDMVSKEKTISFVACGIQIFLYLTMIGSEFFLLGLMAYDRYVAVCNPLRYPVLMNRRVCLLLASGAWFGGSLDGFLLTPITMNVPYCGSHSINHFFCEIPAVLRLACADSSLYETLMYICCVLMLLIPMCMISTSYSLILLTVHRMQSAEGRKKAFTTCSSHLTVVSIFYGAAFYTYVLPQSFHTPEQDKVVSAFYTIITPMLNPLIYSLRNKDVMGAFKKFFSRCSSAQKVSTNDA; this comes from the coding sequence ATGTCAATGAAGAACGGAACTACATCCTCTGACTTTATCCTCCTGGGGCTTCTGGTGAACAGTAAAGCTACAGGGATTATCTTTGCTGTTATTTTTGCTATTCTCATGGTGGCTGTAACTGCAAATTTGGTCATGATAGTCTTGATTCAGATGGACACCCgcctccacactcccatgtactttcTGCTCAGCCAGCTGTCCATCATGGACACCCTTTTCATTTGTACCACTGTCCCAAAGCTGCTGGTTGACATGGTTTCTAAAGAGAAGACCATTTCCTTTGTGGCCTGTGGCATCcagatcttcctctacttgaccATGATTGGCTCAGAGTTCTTCCTCTTGGGCctcatggcctatgaccgctatgtggctgTCTGTAACCCTCTTAGGTACCCAGTCCTGATGAACCGCAGGGTGTGtcttctcctggcttctggtgccTGGTTTGGTGGGTCACTGGATGGCTTTCTGCTCACCCCTATTACAATGAATGTCCCCTACTGTGGCTCCCACAGTAtcaaccacttcttctgtgagatcCCTGCAGTTCTCAGATTGGCTTGTGCTGACTCATCCTTGTATGAAACCCTGATGTACATCTGCTGTGTACTCATGTTGCTCATCCCCATGTGTATGATCTCAACTTCCTACTCTCTCATCTTGTTAACGGTCCACCGCATGCAATCTGCTGAAGGCCGAAAAAAGGCCTTTACCACTTGTTCTTCCCACTTGACTGTAGTCAGCATTTTCTATGGGGCTGCCTTCTACACTTACGTGCTGCCCCAGTCATTCCACACCCCTGAACAGGACAAGGTGGTGTCAGCCTTCTATACCATCATCACACCCATGCTCAATCCTCTCATCTACAGCCTCAGAAACAAGGACGTCATgggggcatttaaaaaatttttttcacgATGCTCATCTGCTCAGAAAGTATCCACAAATGATGCTTAA
- the LOC106847278 gene encoding olfactory receptor 2H1-like, with product MINKSFPLGFILLGFSEWPQLEMVLFWIVILFYIMIVLGNLTIILLSCMDPHLYTPMYFFLSNLSFLELCFTTTTVPQMLFNLWGPDMSITYTGCAIQLCVFLCLGATEGILLVVMAFDRYVAICQPLRYTIIIHPSFCWKLVLMAWLSGLMESLIQSFITFQLPFCTHHQLDDFLCEVPALIRLACGATSANEWQMTISAVLFTIVPVGLILTSYGYIAQALGKIQSEKGRQKAIVTCSSHLIVVFMFYGTVAMVYIDPKNHFASKYGKFFTFIYTVVTPLLNPLIYTLRNKDVKDALQRLMKKGISLQKST from the coding sequence ATGATCAACAAGAGTTTTCCACTGGGCTTCATTCTTCTTGGTTTCTCTGAGTGGCCGCAACTGGAAATGGTTCTATTCTGGATTGTAATCCTCTTCTACATCATGATTGTTCTTGGAAACTTGACCATCATCCTGCTGTCTTGCATGGACCCTCATCTctacacccccatgtacttctttcttaGCAATCTTTCCTTCTTGGAGCTCTGTTTCACCACAACCACTGTGCCCCAGATGTTGTTCAACTTGTGGGGGCCAGATATGAGCATCACCTACACAGGCTGTGCCATCCagctctgtgtgtttctgtgtcttggtGCCACTGAAGGCATCTTGCTGGTCGTGATGGCCTTTGATCGCTATGTTGCTATCTGCCAGCCTCTGCGTTATACCATCATCATCCATCCGTCATTCTGTTGGAAGTTGGTGCTCATGGCCTGGCTGTCTGGCCTGATGGAATCTCTGATACAATCTTTCATCACATTCCAGCTGCCCTTCTGTACCCATCACCAACTGGATGACTTTCTGTGTGAAGTTCCTGCCCTCATACGCTTGGCCTGTGGAGCGACCTCTGCAAATGAGTGGCAGATGACTATCTCTGCTGTCCTCTTCACCATTGTGCCGGTGGGATTGATCTTGACTTCTTATGGCTACATAGCTCAAGCTTTAGGGAAAATCCAGTCTGAGAAGGGAAGGCAGAAAGCCATTGTTACTTGCTCCTCCCACCTTATCGTGGTCTTCATGTTTTATGGGACAGTGGCAATGGTTTACATAGACCCTAAAAACCACTTTGCTTCAAAATATGGCAAGTTCTTCACCTTCATCTACACTGTTGTCACACCTTTGTTGAACCCTCTcatctacactctgaggaacaAAGACGTGAAGGATGCCCTGCAAAGACTGATGAAGAAGGGGATTAGCTTACAAAAAAGTACATGA